The following coding sequences lie in one Salmo salar chromosome ssa13, Ssal_v3.1, whole genome shotgun sequence genomic window:
- the LOC106568061 gene encoding olfactory receptor 10A6, producing the protein MLRMENVSYVALRQPIVFELEGFEVPRSHGYPLFALVLAIYFLVLLGNMVVMSVIAIDKTLHKPMYVMVCNLAACDLLGGTAVMTQLMFIFLTGEKRIPYNSAYAQAICVHTYGAAVQTILSAMAYDRYVAVCEPLRYHAIMTTAHLVFVILLAWAVAIILIAVLFALNVGTPLCGTYIRHVYCSNRSILNLACVPTPINDIYGKFV; encoded by the exons ATGTTGCGCATGGAGAATGTGTCCTACGTGGCCCTGAGGCAGCCCATCGTGTTTGAGCTGGAGGGCTTTGAAGTGCCTCGGAGCCATGGTTACCCCCTGTTTGCCCTGGTCCTGGCCATCTACTTCCTGGTGCTGCTGGGGAACATGGTTGTGATGAGTGTGATTGCAATAGATAAGACGCTACACAAGCCTATGTACGTGATGGTATGTAACCTGGCTGCCTGTGACCTGCTGGGAGGAACGGCTGTGATGACTCAGCTCATGTTCATCTTCTTGACGGGGGAGAAGAGGATTCCATACAACAGTGCCTATGCTCAGGCCATCTGTGTTCATACCTATGGTGCAGCTGTACAGACCATACTGTCAGCCATGGCCTATGACAG GTATGTGGCAGTGTGTGAACCATTGAGGTACCATGCAATCATGACCACGGCCCACCTAGTTTTTGTGATCTTGCTGGCCTGGGCTGTAGCAATCATCCTTATAGCTGTGCTCTTCGCTTTGAATGTGGGTACTCCACTATGTGGCACCTACATCAGGCATGTCTACTGCAGCAACCGCTCCATCCTGAACCTGGCCTGTGTGCCCACCCCCATTAACGATATCTACGGCAAGTTTGTGTAA